The stretch of DNA ttttgctaaaAATATGTTGTATTTTCCGGTGATCAAACATATCTAAAGCTtatttatattaacaaaaatacttattacttacaaaaaaacaaaaatgctaGTTGATTGTTGAAAGTTGAGTTAATTGGTCATTAGTCCATACAAAAATTGGTCGTTTGAGTTTACATTAATGAAGCAGGTAATTACTAATTAGTTAgttaaatggaaatgaaaatacAAACACGTtaaaaaaaactgtaaataatcTACTAAacatcttttctatttttttaaaaaattaaaaacaaaaacaggaTACTAAAAACTCGAAACAATAGTAAAATCTAACAAGTTTGGCTTTATGAATGAAATAGAAATTGATGTAGATGGATGTAATATGACTTTCCCaatgaattatatttacatgtttattttaataaatattttatttttattttaaattaattaattaagacccATTAAAGACTATTTTTAGgctagaggaggaggaggaaccTTGTTATTGTTTAGCCAAAATTGTTCGTAGTCGTAGATATATAACAGGTCTGAGTCTTTGGCCTTTTGGTTCAGTGTGTCGAGTAGCGGGCCAAAGTACGATGGGAAGTATTTGAGGTCACTAGTCCACAACCTACTTGGCAACATCACCATCAAACAAACCCTAACCGATGCTGTTATACCAACGTTTGACATCAAAGATCTGCAACCAGTCATCTTCTCCAATGCAGATGTGCGTATGAACTTCAGTTCATTCATTGTCCCAccattttactaatttttaaaacttaaaaaagggaaaatcgacctataactaataattaattgaattgaaatgatTGAGACAGGGCAAAGATAGTGTCTTTAAGAATGCATTGCTATCCGACATCTGCCTCGGTACATCTGCCGCTCCTACGTATTTACCGGCGCACTACTTCGAGACCAAGGATGCTCATGGAAATACTCGGAGCTTTGATCTCATCGATGGTGGCGTGGCTGCAAATAATCCTGTGAGTGACTCTAATTCGatgatatatatgtacgtagttcttcaaaatttattaaaatttgtcTTTTACCACCTAACAATATCTATATATcagataattaatttatcaaattcaCAAAATTAAATGTAATGGAATGGGTTATAAGAGTAATTTTTCCCTTGATTCCATCTTACCGCAGACTCTACTGGCGATGACCCACATTTCCAGGGAAATCGCAAGGGGAAGGTTCAAGTTCGTGGACGTGAAGCCCATGGATTGCAACAACATGCTGGTCTTGTCGCTGGGCACCGGAGGGGCCAAGAAAGAAGCCAAGTACAGCGCCCAGGAAGCCTCCAAATGGAGCCTCGTCGACTGGATCTACAAGAATGGCTCCACGCCGTTGCTCGACGCCTACGGCGACGCCAGCTTCGACATGGTGGACATCCACGTTTCCACCCTCTTCCAAGCCCTCCGAGCCCACAAGAACTATCTCCGCATTCAGGATGACACGTTGACGGGAGCTGCGTCTTCGGTGGATATTGCCACGGAGGAGAATCTGCAGAATCTTGCGGAGATTGGGGGAGAGTTGTTGAAGAAGCCGGTGGCGAGGGTGAATCTGGAGACGGGGAATTTCGAGGCGGTAGAGGGGGAAGGGAGCAATGAAGAAGCTCTTAGCCGCTTCGCGAAGCGTCTCTCCGATGAAAGGAGGTTCCGGGAAGCTGCGACTTAGGAATTGGAACTGAGAATTGTTAGGAGTAGGCCGCCATTGGAGTATAAATAAACACGGGCCAgcaattttctcttctttcgaGTGTGGGGAAAGGACATTGACGATGTCGATTGCTCCAACGCACCGTGCGATGTAATTGAGGTATTCCAGGTCTCGTCTTCTTAAATCTTTTAGTCCATATAGCCGAACACACTAACTTGggattttgttcaatttttacCGTATGGTGtcctaaaattttaatttctgagTTGATCGTTTTTTTGGATAGTCTCTAGACGAAAGTCTCCTAAACTCTCGATGAGTCTCTTAGGATCGGCCTAGCATGCATTAGTTTTGACTTCGGGATCTCTTAGACTGAAGCCATTCGGTGGCTCAAAACCCTCTTTGAAGCCACTCAGAGATTACTATTGGGGTGTCCCACTTCGAAAACTTCCCTCCAACCTCTCTATGACACCCCCGAAAGAGTATTTCAGCTTAAGTGTGGGTTCTACAACTTTGTTTATAAATACCCATCTTTTCTAAGGCAAACAAACTCTTTTGGGACTGTTGAATCTTTTTAAAATCTTAgacttttcaaattttttggcTCCATGGATCCTTTGGACTCATTTCGTACCTGTGTTCTCCTGATACTCTATTTATCTCTAAAACTCATTTGAGAACACAAGTATCATGTCTCATACGAAAGACCTGAGACCTTATCTCCTGATGACTCATTGGATTCCATCCTCTTGAGTTTCTAAAGGCTCACCTAGAAGCTCTCGAGAACCATCCAGGTTCTTGCCTTATTAGGTTTCGACCTGGATCCATTCCAAATTCATTTGACCTCACTCATGACATTTGGGACCCTCTAGCGTACATTTGGGACCCTCTGTCGTAGTGAAAGACTTATTGTAcctaatttcaaaataaataaatttaattattatagttaAGCAATAATAACTTGTGTTTACAAAACATCAAATTTCACTCTTCAGCTAGTGTTGGAATAATaacaatttctattttttaactctattttttttattaaaaattgaatctcttactaaaaaatacaacacttaagttttaaattttgaaaacatcttttcctttttaaaaaaaattaaaaataaatgatataactttttgaaacataaaatcataaaatatcttcaattataaaattagacttaaaaattcaaaaatactttttaaaacTTAACCAGACTTAATTTGTTCAATGGTTTCAGTAAATTAAATCGacatttcctcttcttctttttctcagcAAAATCGCGTGGTTTTATTAAGATGGGAAATAGGCTCGTTGGGCAGCCAGACTGGGAAGGGAATGATATACTTCGCTAGTCTAATCATGGGCCAGCCCACAACAATCTCGCCCTTGTATACTTGTCGGCCCAATTTTTGGCGATTAACTTTATATAGTAAAATCAACACTATATATAAGCGAACAcataattaaaacttaatatATAGTAAAATCAAAGATACATATCATACATCTGGAAGTAAAATTAGGGAGAAAGAAATTAACCATACTGGCAAACCAGAGCCTAATGCTTCCTCTATTGGGAAGTtgggattcttttttttttttttttttgggtcccCAAATCGAAAGAAATCTTCATCACTCCATTAATGGTATTTCAccaaattatttaatgaataatgaCTGCCCTTTTGATATAATCTCTTTTGTATGTATAATACGTATAtattctgatatatatatatatatattttcagtgaAGAGCTGatccattttaataaagaaaaagaaagaaaatctcaagcatttgattttcatattcataatttcatatatataggcATGATAATAACTCTgagaaaataagatatataattGGTTGGTGGGTTGACCATTCATCATAAGTTGACTGATATGTTCTGAATTGTCATGAAAATTAGGACccccactatatatatatatataagtgggaaGGGAAAGCCAGTTTCCACTGGTAGGATGCTTTCACTCTCAATAATAGTCTTCCGACTTGCTAATAGAGAAAGAAGCACACCTTAAAATCCTCACAATAATTGCAATTCTATGGATCGGTCTTTATATGAACAGGATATGtaagaagcaaacaattttGATCGAGACTTGCAAAAAGATCAATTCGTGTACCATTGACACCCTTCAGCTTTTAGCTTGTATATTTGTTTATGCTTGGAAGGAGGATTAATTTTGGACTTGAGCAAAActaatatacataatatgtatGATTTTTGTAGACGAGTTTTGACATGTGTGGTGAATGCATGCATCCATGCATGCCAGGGGAACTGTACACAAAAATTTTGCTTGTTCTAGTTGTCATgtatttttattcattcatgAAATGGACAATTGGATATCCCTAGTGGTCCATTAgatcaatacatatatatagctgTTTGCTTAGCATTTTACTATAAAAATGCtacatattcatatataataataaatggtGGAAAAGTAATAGTTttcattgataaaaataaataaataaataaaagataacatttttttatcattataaattaaaggaaaatgctACACAAACGTAAACTTAGACAACTTGGTGGACAACTCTCtcctaaaattacaaatttatcctTTACTTTTTCCTCCCAAATTTGTTACACTGCTTCCTCTGCTCCTTATacttttccctctctctcttataCTTTCAcactcttctttctctcttttcattttcacaaatttGTCCTTTCTTTTTCCCCCCTAAATTTGCTATTctgcttcctcttcttcttcctcatactctcactctctctcttctctttctctctctctctctctcttcctccatCGTTGTTGGCCGTCGTCACCGCCGTTGTAGTGGCCGCCGCAGCCGCTTCCGCCGTCTTTCGCCATGGACACAGCCGCCTCCGACGCAGCCTCAGTCGCCGCTGTTCGCTGCCGTTGAACGGCCAGCATCAAAGTTTCTGGTCGCTGTTCCGGCCACCAAGTGGGAGAAGAACTGCTATGCGGGATATGACGAGTTTGTGTGTGAGGCAATGGGGTTTCTTCAAGCCAAGCTGATGGACACAAGGCCGTGTTTGGCCCAGGGAATGGTGGCTCTCGTTGGTTTCAGCGTGCTGGCTTCAACTGGCCTGCTTTTGTTTCATTTGAAGGAGATGAGCAGGGAAGTTTTAGCTGCTGTTCATCTCATCACTtagatgtgtatatatatatatatacatatattaaaaagaacaacaaagaagaaattgatTGATGgtctaattttgtaaatatttagtTGTAAGGAACAACTTTAGATTGCAGTGTTCAGCTGtttagtttgaattttgattcattaattaattagtgaaatGTATTATTGTACTTAGCTGAAAGTATGTATACATGTATGAGTGGGTGTTTGCCGGCCCAATATTGATTTCTGCTAAATAGTAATGACCCTCTACTCCTTAATTTGGTGATTATCTCCGTTTCTTTAAATCTAGCATTGGCATTGTATGTTCCATTGCAATGAAGCCTGGCTACCCAAGAAGATCTATCTTTCCTACCAGATTGAATCTCTGTGGACTTAACACTATGGATGTATGTATGGTTAATTATTACTaaaatactttttctttttaactgtATAGACGATTAAATGCTGATGAAAGTAAACGAAGGCTGAAAGGCAAAGGCAGctgattttaataattatattttcagtattatatatttatgtgttagtttaagtttttaaaaattataaacaaaaatttattgcaGGCCACAACTATTGCCATTCCTTTGCAACGTAGAAAAAACCCATAGCCTTCTCACATGTGTTTCAACAACTCAACCAAAAATGCACTCAaccagaaacaaaaaataataaaatataagtatagAACACAAGAACTGGACGCCCCAgcaaagccaagtttcggaggaaagccaaaatcaaatacttattttgaaagaaaaatctattGTGGAGAGAAAATGATCATATATGTCGAGACAACCTAAGCATTGCCCAAAACCCAAACCCTCCTTCGATGCTTCTGTTCAATTTCGAAACACAATGAGCATGAATCACGAAGACATGAACCTAGACACACAAATAGtgtttgaatatatatgtggaaatatgtatatatgggtGTGAActgcataataataatagttcGTCGTCGTTGTTATCACCGCCGCAGCAGCCATCCCTGTTCGTCGTCGCTGCCATCAACATTTTTGCTTCACTCGCAGGTCACAGCTGCTTTGCTGTCGCCTCCGGTCACCCGCTGCCTCCAACTGCTTCAATCACGCatggagaaaaaatagagaggggaaggaaaatgaaaagagaaagagagagagagagagagagagtataaggaagaagcagaggaagcaGTGTAacaaatttgagagggaaatggGAGGGAAAAGTAAaggataaatttgtaattttatgagAGAGTTGTCCACCAAGTTGTTTAACTTTACGTTCGTGTAGCATTTTCCTAAATTAAAAGATTAAGTTGAGTACTTACAATTATGAATATTTGAGTGTTAACGTACGTATTGTCAAATACTTTTACacgaaaattaatatttcatacaATCGATAGATGTTGACACGTTGAATGGAGCtttgaacccccccccccccataagTCAATTCAATAAGGGTGTGCCCGTTCTTATGATGTATCCCATGCATACAGTTTCCACCAAGAAGATGTAGTTGGTTTCCCACTTTGCCTTAATCCTTCTCCATGCAGTTGCTATTTAATAGTTTAGCAATTAATGTGCAAAAGAAGAAGCTCTACTCTTCATTTAGTGCAACTTCCTGCTAGTTAATTAATAGTAGTTATTATTAATTAGCtttgaaattaaacttttacaAGTGCCTGCTGATCCAAATGGCACCTAAACCCAGTGCCAGACCTCAATTTTTGGGGCCTGAGGCGAGATGTGAAAATGGCCCCGAATTGTATActatattcaaaatttatttttttataataaaatataaaaaataaataaatatttatactataagaataaaattaaaaaaaatttaaattatcaattaaaaactatcaTAAACAACGAAACGAAATGAATGATACTTCCATTAGCAAAACGAAATGAAGAAGCAACTAACCACTGAAAGTTGAAGCAAATCTAGAGTTAGAGCATCTAAAAGACTGAATCTGATGACCCAATCGACAATCGAGAGGCAACGAGCCACCTGCCACAACCCACAAGGGTGAGCGACGGAGGACGATGGTGAGCCAGCGATCGAGCAGAGCAGCGAGAGGCGATGCTTGCTAGGCGAGCGCCCGAGTAGCGAGCCACTGACCATGAGGGCGAGGCAAGTCGATGAGGACGAGCGATCGCTGATCGAGCAGCGAGAGGTGAGAAAGCGAGGGCGAAGGGCGAGGAGCAGCAAAAGGAAAGAGAGGCAGCAAGTTACCGGTGACGGAGCAGTAGCCAGAGGCGAGAAGCagtaagagaagagaaaggcaGCGAGCTACCGGCAACGGAGCAAcagcgagaggcgagagtgAGGGCGAGGCGCAACGAAGCCAGAGAGATAGGGCTAGGGCAACgagcgaaagagagagagggagaagggttgCGAGAAAGGGGTGGGCCAGCGAAAAATGCATGAGACCTAAGTTGTGAAATTTGCATGGACCACTTTCAATTTATAGGTCCCTAAATTGTGAAATTTCCATGGGCCCTGAGGCGCTGCCTCATGggcctcatggaaggtccgGCCCTGGCTAAACCTAATCATGTTGTCAAAGGACATATGGTGACAGTGCTAAGCATTGACGGAGGGGGCGATAGAGGCATCATTCCCGGCACCCTTCTAGCATTTCTCGAATTAGAGCTTCAGGTACCGTACGTGCTAATTAAACATAGAAAAATTTGATTCGGGTCACATAAAATTGTTCTTCACAGTTCACACCTCCATTAAATTCTTCAATGattttaaaatacctattttacACCCTATAAAATTGCTCTTCATAGTTCACATCTTcaccaaattttttaataattttaaaatacttattttatcCCCACAGCTCACTTTCTCCTCTGATCTCCCTTGATCACCGGCCGCTATCTcatgtttctttttctctcctgcACCATATATGCACGTACACACACAAatggatacatatatatacacatacgcTATTGCTGGCCGActcacacacaaatatatatatatatatatatacacaaaaacaCGTGGGCACAGTCATGAAACCCAGCAGTCGGGGAAGTTCCCATGCTCGCAGCTCCCAACACGGGCGGATAGGTGACCGCCATGCTCACAGCTCCCAACAAGAATGCCGATAATCGTCCTCTCTATGCTGCCAAGGACATCAATGACTTCTACTTCCAGCATTGCCCCAACATCTTCCCTGAGCACCGTTGagatattaattaattcattagaattagaatcatacatacatatattggGTTGTCCATGTATAGATTTAGAATCCAACTAAAATTAGACCTTAATCTGATGTGCGTGATTTATAGGTTATTATGTATGCATAGCTGGTGGGTTTATTTACTacacactaaaaaataaaaaaaataacacttcAGGTATCAGATGCCCctcttaacaattaaaaaatataacatttaatatttgatatttaaaatgtcgagaattattattttaaattcctagTATAATAGAACATTAACCTGTCTGTTTTTGCGAGTGACACACCATGTAAATGACTATTTGACAATATTTAAATAGATTGATTAATTTGTTATGCTTCCtcaatgattaaaaaatatggtgtttgattcttaatgtacaaaaatatcaagattctatatatcaattattaaaaattattactttaaatCCGTATTTTGACTGaataaataaagttattatCTACGTCACGTAAAATGTACATATAGATAAAAGAAAGTgtcatgttataaaaaaatcacGTCAGCAAGACACATTAGATTAAATTTTACCTTGAtgagaaaaagaccaaattactcataaattaaaaaaaaaaaatccaaaatcccAAACATCTAAATCTTTGAATCACTAACCAAAAAAATGCtacattcttttatatattctcAATCACAAAATACAATAGAACTAATctccatcatttttctttgttgaacTTGGTTTTATCACTCTGTTATTTGTATCATCTTTTGTGTCTCAAGATAAgaacttaaaacaacaatttttaataattgagatatataattttgatattttacatattaagATCAAacgttatattttttaattgttaagagaACACAACAATCTAGCCAACCTATTCAAATACTGTCAACTAGTCATCCACATAGCGTGTCACTTATGAAAACAAATATATTCATACACATGCTAATATTCCGTTATAATAcgaacataaaataataatttttaataattaaaatataaattttgatatttttcacataaaaaattatgcatcatatttttttaataattgagggACATAGAAGtcaaaaaaataatgatgataTCCGTACCAGTTAATGTAGTTTGTTTCTCGATCCTTAGCCGGAACAGCTGGTTGGATACCCTCAAACACTTGATTCGAGGGCCCAAATATGACGGCAAGTACCTCGAGTCACTTATTGAAGGGATACTTGGCAACATTACAGTAAAAGAAACCTTAACAGACGTGGTCCTTCCAACATTTGACATCAAGAAACATCAACCAGCAATCTTCTCCATCAATGATGTACGAAACGCATATTACTCTACCCTATTTTATCAATCGATCTCTCAATTAAGTGGCATAAATTATCCtaatcctatatatatatatatatattaagtagtGAAATACATAATCTGATGACAGGCCATAGAAGACCCTTCCAAGAATGCATTGCTATCCGATGTTTGTTTAGGCACTTCCGCAGCTCCTACATTTCTCCCGCCACACTCTACTTAATTCGAGGTCGACGGAGAAACTTACAATGTAATTGATGGCTGCAAATAATCCCGTAAGTAATCAATCTCCTTCCatgaatgaatatatattaagaCAAAATTATTACATGTTATGgtgaaaatgaaagaatataaTGCGCAGACCCTAGCGGCCATCAGCAACATCTCGAAAGAAATCTTAATGGGGAACTTCAAGTTTGTGGACATAAAACCCTTGGAAAGCAACAGGTTGTTGATCTTGTCTCTGGGAACAGGGGATGCCAAGCAGGCAGCCAAATGCGACGCACCCAAAGCCTCCAAATGGGGTTTGATCAGCTGGGCGTATCACTTCGATCGGCCTTCGAAGCACTCCTCTGTTCGATGCGTACGCCTCCGCCGGCACCGACTTGGTCGACTTTCACGTTTCCACTCCGTTCAAGTCCCTCGGCGCCGAGGCCGAGAAAAACTTCCTCCGCATTCAGGCTGATGACTTAGCCGGCGATGAAGCGTCGGTTGATATCGCGACGAAGGAGAATATGGAAAGCCTTGTGGGGATTGGAGAAGTGCTGTTGAGGAAGCCGGTGTCCAGGGTGAACTTAAAGACGGGCAAGCTTGAGCCGCTTAAAGGAGCAGGTTCTAATGCAAAAGCTCTTGAACGCTTTGCCGATCGTCTTTCCCAAGAAAAGAAGTTCCGGGAAAATCATGCTCATGTGAAAACAAAATTAACTCTCTCTGTGCCATGCCCATGCCGGAAGGCTGGCTCGCTCCCATTACAATTTATTAATGGAGATTCCGATGAGACTCCGACCGTCCACCGGCTCGCCGAACTTCCACTCGTTTGTTCACCTCTTTTAGCTCTCTCTCACAATGATTGCCacaatacataaaaataataataataataataataataataataatataaatttgggCACAATATTGGCTTGCTGCAACCGCTTGTTCATTTTCCGTGCATTTTTATGTGTCGGGTTTGGGTAGATGATGTTTCTTTGTAATCAAACGTTTAATAAGACGATggtttgtttttgaaaacacCTTGCTTGCTTAATTATAACGCTTCAATCATAGAAAGTATAAACTATAGTTTACTAACAATTGGATGTTGAAGGTGAAGTCGTTGCTATATTATGAAAATGCCACCATcctattatttatattttgatggaTTTGttacaccaaaaaaaaataaaatatgattaataCACTTGTAGTCTACAAAATGGCAAGTATGCCCCTCGACCGATGAAGTCGGTCCACTCCACGGACTagtgtattattattattattattattcatttacaAACTATATACATTTGTTAATTTAGCTAGAGGAGAAGTACAGGCTTTGCTATTAATTTCCTTGTCATTTGACAAAGTTGGGGATGGCAGAATCTTTTAGGAACATAATCCAAGCCCTAAGTCGATGGCCAGTTAGTGCTTCAAAGAAATTAACCCAATTTATTGTGGTCCTGgaagaaattaattacttaCAAAAGTCATCCActggtttgttttgtttttcaaaaatttgtaaaagaaCTTTCGCACTCATCCCATTTCGTTTTTTGGCcctttgaataatttaaaatattatataattattaattatcttttattttttaattaaaaggaGAAAACTGCAatagtataattaattaaagaaaacttTTCCAAAGATTGTTCCCATAAGGAGTATAAGTACCATTAGTTACCCCCATGAAAATTAAACCTATAGATCCAATGGCAAGTGATAAGGTAATATCGagttataaagaaaaattaaaataaatatcctTGAGAATATCAACCTTAAAGAAGAACAATTTCTACTAccatttttttgtcattgtGGTGGTTACTTTTTGTTacttataatttcattttccattttcttttcaaattggCTCACATGGTTATACTTTAGAAGGATaacgtaaatatatatatatatatatataatatcccAATCGTTTTTCTTAGCCCTGAGTAAATAGTTTGGCTTCTTCCATCCACGTAGTTAGTTGCTATAAATAGTTGAGCTCATTATTCACTCGCGCAAATGacaatatattttctattttcagaaCCACAAAACGCCTGCAGAGCGCATTGTGAAAAGGAAAGATGTTCAATCAATGTAATATAGCGGGGGGACAAGTACAGGTGGACTGGGGACCGCCATGCTTACAGTTCCCGACAAGATCCCATGTTTGCTGCCGCCAAGGACATCACCCACTTCGAGTGCCATTTTGTTTATCCTGGTGACTTTTATTTTGGgataaaaaaaagacattttgatTCTCCTTCTCCATTGTGTTCCTTCTGGATGACTTTATTTTGggataaaaaaatcattttaattctCCTCCTCGATTTTGTTCATTCTGGGTGACATTATTTTGAGAGtaaaaaaagtcattttgaCTCTCCCTCCTAATTTTGTTCCaagtgattttattttaagagtaaataattcattttgatTCTCTTTTCTTACCAATCTtatatctctcttctttttctcttctctcgCCGTCAATTATCATCTCGCCACTGCATCACTGTTGCCTTGCGCAGCAGCGAGACAACAAGTCAATGAGGAGAGACAGCAGGTCACACCACAGCCTTGCCGACCCATTGCATCGCTGCCTCGTGCAGCGGCGAGGCAGCTGGTTGGCGAGGCGAGCCACggtgagagagaggagagagaaatgaggtGAGTAGAGATGAATattcaaaatgacatttttactCCTAAAATGGCACTCAATGAATTGTACTTCACCCACTAACCCAAATTCTTTCCCAAGGGCCGGTATGAACTGATTCAGGATTCATTTAATTCAAGTTAATGAAAATGTTGACACATAAAACCACTAAAGACATCTGGACATTTCATTAGTTTGAAGCACCaatatattttaacataaaat from Diospyros lotus cultivar Yz01 chromosome 6, ASM1463336v1, whole genome shotgun sequence encodes:
- the LOC127803537 gene encoding patatin-like protein 2; the protein is MACCRFTKAKKVTALSIDGGGIRGIIPATLLAFLESKLQELDGADARIADYFDVIAGTSTGGLVTTMLTAPDRDNRPIYAAKDIKAFYFEHCPKIFPQDSVSSSGPKYDGKYLRSLVHNLLGNITIKQTLTDAVIPTFDIKDLQPVIFSNADGKDSVFKNALLSDICLGTSAAPTYLPAHYFETKDAHGNTRSFDLIDGGVAANNPTLLAMTHISREIARGRFKFVDVKPMDCNNMLVLSLGTGGAKKEAKYSAQEASKWSLVDWIYKNGSTPLLDAYGDASFDMVDIHVSTLFQALRAHKNYLRIQDDTLTGAASSVDIATEENLQNLAEIGGELLKKPVARVNLETGNFEAVEGEGSNEEALSRFAKRLSDERRFREAAT